The DNA region GACACGTCACGACCGACGAATGGCACTCCGCCCAGTGGCAGCGGGCCCACTGCGTCAAGACCGCCGCCCAGCTACGCGCCGTCCTCGGCGACCTGGCCGACGACAGCTTCTACGCCGATCTCGCCGCCGACCAGACCGGCAACGCCACGATGTCGATGCTCATCACCCCACAAATGATCAACACGATGGTGCCCGACCGCGCCCCCGACACCGACTCGCTGCGCGCCGACCCCGTCCGCCGCTACATGCTCCCGCTGGCCAGCGACCGCCGCACCGACTGGCCGTCCCACCCGTACGCCAGCCGCGACTCGCTGCACGAACACGACATGTGGGTCGCCGAAGGCCTCACCCACCGCTATCCCACCAAGGTCCTCGCCGAACTCCTCGCCACCTGCCCGCAGTACTGCGGGCACTGCACCCGGATGGACCTCGTCGGCAACTCCACCCCCACCGTCGACAAACTCCGCCTCACCCTGCGACCCGCCGCCCGGTACGAGGCCCAGCTCGACTACCTGCGTACCCACCCGCAGGTGCGCGACGTCGTCGTGTCCGGTGGCGACGTGGCGAACCTGCCCTGGCGACACCTGGAGAGCTACCTGCAGGGCCTGCTCGAGATCGACACCGTCCGCGACATCCGGCTGGCCACCAAGGCGCTGATGGGACTACCACAGCACTGGCTGCAGCCCGACGTCGTGGCCGGCCTGGAACGGATCGCCCGGACCGCGGCCAGCCGCAGCGTCAACCTGGCCATCCACACCCACGTCAACCACGCCCAGTCGCTCACTCCGCTGGTCGCCCGCGCCGCGCAGACCGCACTCGACGTGGGCATCCGCGACGTCCGCAACCAGGGTGTGCTGATGCGCGGCGTCAACGCCGACCCCGACGCCCTGCTCGACCTCTGCTTCGCGCTGCAGGGCGAAGCAGGCATCCTGCCCTACTACTTCTACCTGTGTGACATGATCCCCAACGCCGAACACTGGCGGGTCCCGGTCGCCGTCGCCCAGCAACTGCAGCACGACATCATGGGCTACCTGCCCGGCTACGCCACCCCGCGGATCGTCTGCGACGTCCCCCTCGTCGGCAAACGGTGGGTGCACATGCCCACCGAGTACGACCGGGAACACGGCATCTCCTACTGGACGAAGAACTACCGCACGTCGCTCGACGGCGACACCGACGACGCCCTGGACCGCCGCTACCCGTACTACGACCCGATCGACACGCTGTCAGAGTCCGGGCAGCGATGGTGGCGTCGGCACCGGCTCCCGGCCTGAGACCGCGAGAAACCCGAAGGACCAGACCAGATTGGCCGGGCGGCCCCGAAAGGGGCCGCCCGGCCAATCTGTATCGAAGCGCCTGATCAGGCGCCGAACGCGTCCTTGACGTTGCGCCCGGCGTCCTTGGCATGCTCACCGGCCTGCTTGGTGCGCGCCTTGCTCGCCTCCGCCGCGCCCTCGGCCCGCATCTGCTCGTTGTCCGTGGCCGCGCCGTAGCGCTCCTTCGCCTGTGCCTTGAGTTCCTCGGCCTTGTTACGCGCCTTCTCGGTCATGCTCATGGTCGGTCACTCCTTCAGGTGCATCGGGTCGGCCGGTACTCCGCCGGTGCTTCCTGAATTCCCTCCCCGGTGCTGCTCAAACGGGTGGGGTGGTGGTGTGAGGGTCGGCACGTCCCGTAGAGCATCCTAGGACGCTAGGTGTCGGAGTGCCGACACCCCGACACCGGGGTCGGGAGGCGACCACCGCCCGCTTCAGCTCAGCCGGGGCGGACGGGCCTCGTACGGCGTCGACAGCACCACGGTCGTCCGGGTCGTCACGTTGGCCGCGGTCCGAATCTCCTGCAGCAACCGTTCCAGGTCCGCCGGGCTACCCACCCGTACCAGCAGCAGATAGAAATCCTCCCCCGCCACCGAGTAGCACGAGTCGATCTCGGGCAGGTGCGACAACCGCTCCGGGGCGTCGTCGGGCTGCGACGGATCGAGCGGCCGGATCGCCACGAACGCACTCAGCGGCAGACCCACCGCCTCGTAGGACACCCGCGCCGCGTACCCCTTGACGACGCCCCGCTGCTCCAGGCGCCGGACCCGCTGATGGACGGCCGACACCGACAGACCCACCCGCTCGGCCAGGTCGGTGTACGACACCCGGCCGTCAGTGGTCAACGCGGTGACGATGGCGCGATCGGTCTCCTCCACGGCGGCAAACCTACCGCCGCCGGTCGGCGCGCGCGAGGCCGATACCCACGTCGAGCGGACTCCCCCGCGCAGGTCTCAGTCCCGGGCGAGGGCGCGGGAGATCACCACCCGTTGGATCTGGTTCGTGCCCTCCACGATCTGCAGCACCTTCGCCTCCCGTAGGTAGCGCTCCACCGGGTGGTCGCTGACGTAGCCGTACCCGCCGAGAACCTGGACCGCGTCGACCGTGACCCGCATCGCGACATCCGTCGCGAACAGCTTCGCCTTTGCCGACTCGACCGCGTACGGTCGGCCGGCGTCGCGCAACCGGGCGGCGGCCAGGGTCATCGCCCGCGCCGCCGACACCTGGGTCGCCATGTCGGCGAGCAGGAACCCGAGACCCTGCAGATCGATGATGCGGCGACCGAACTGCTCCCGCTCACGGGCGTAGCCGACCGCGTGATCCAGCGCCGCCTGGGCCAGGCCCACCGCACAGGCCGCGATTCCCAACCGGCCGCCCGCCAGCGCCGACATCGCCACCGTGAAGCCCTGGCCGGGCTCGCCCACCACCTGGTCGGTCGACACCCGGACGTCATCGAAGACCAGCTGCGCCACCGGCGACGAACGCAGACCCATGGTCCGCTCCGCCGGCTGCGCGGCCATCCCCGGCGTACCGGCGGGAACCAGCAGGCAGGAGATCCCGCCCGCTCCCGGACCACCGGTCCGGCAGAACACGTTGTAGAAGTCGGCCACCGCGGCGTGGGTGATCCACGCCTTCGTCCCGGACACCACGTAGTCGGCACCGTCGCGGACCGCCCGGGTGGTCAACGCCGCCGCGTCCGAGCCGCCCTGCGGTTCACTGAGGCAGTACGCACCGAGCAGGTCCCCGCCGAGCATCTCGGGCAACGCCTTGCGCTGGCGTTCGCTGCCGAACTCGGCGACCGGGCCGCAGGACAGGGTGTGCACGCTCACCGCCTCGGCGACGGCCAGCCACCGGCTCGCCAGCACCTCCAGCACCTGCAGGTAGACCTCGTACGGCTGGCCACCGCCACCGTCGGCCTCGGCGAACGGCAGCCCCAGCAGACCGGCGCGGCCCAGGGTCCGAATCACCTCGCGGGGGAACTCGCCGCGCGACTCGAAGTCGTCGACCCGGCCGGCCAGCTCCCGGTCGGCGATCTCGGTGGTCAACTCGATCAGGTCGTACGCCTCCGGAGAGGGCAGAATCCGTTCGACGGTCATGACAGGGCGCTCCTGGGTGGTGAGCGGGTCCGACGCCGACCACGGTGGTGCCCGGCGGTGCCGCCAGCGACACCCTGCAAGCTTAACGTTCGTTTGGTAGCGGGACGGACGGGTCCAGGCCGAGCGCGGTCGCCACCAGCGGCCGGGTCCACGCCACGTCGGTCAGCAGCCCGGCATGGTCGACGAACTGGTCCACACCGCCCACCGCCGGCAGGGCGCGCAGCCGCTCGTTACCGATCGCCGCGCGCAGCACCCGGGCGAACCGACCGGCGTCGAGCACCAGGAACGGCCGGTCATGGAACGGACGCACGGTCGGCTCCACCGGGTCGGCCAACCCCAGGGCGTTGGTCCGCACCGCCAGCAACTCGTACGCCCGGCAGAGCTGCCGGGAACGGACCTGCCAGTTCCCGGCCGTCGCCGCCACCGACAAGACCTCCGCCAGGCCGTCGTCGTCGGGCAGGCGGGCGAACGCGGTG from Solwaraspora sp. WMMD791 includes:
- a CDS encoding lysine 2,3-aminomutase — protein: MPQPISATTTSATSATPHQPYAYRRRPLVEPDWTRLPGWRHVTTDEWHSAQWQRAHCVKTAAQLRAVLGDLADDSFYADLAADQTGNATMSMLITPQMINTMVPDRAPDTDSLRADPVRRYMLPLASDRRTDWPSHPYASRDSLHEHDMWVAEGLTHRYPTKVLAELLATCPQYCGHCTRMDLVGNSTPTVDKLRLTLRPAARYEAQLDYLRTHPQVRDVVVSGGDVANLPWRHLESYLQGLLEIDTVRDIRLATKALMGLPQHWLQPDVVAGLERIARTAASRSVNLAIHTHVNHAQSLTPLVARAAQTALDVGIRDVRNQGVLMRGVNADPDALLDLCFALQGEAGILPYYFYLCDMIPNAEHWRVPVAVAQQLQHDIMGYLPGYATPRIVCDVPLVGKRWVHMPTEYDREHGISYWTKNYRTSLDGDTDDALDRRYPYYDPIDTLSESGQRWWRRHRLPA
- a CDS encoding CsbD family protein codes for the protein MSMTEKARNKAEELKAQAKERYGAATDNEQMRAEGAAEASKARTKQAGEHAKDAGRNVKDAFGA
- a CDS encoding Lrp/AsnC family transcriptional regulator is translated as MEETDRAIVTALTTDGRVSYTDLAERVGLSVSAVHQRVRRLEQRGVVKGYAARVSYEAVGLPLSAFVAIRPLDPSQPDDAPERLSHLPEIDSCYSVAGEDFYLLLVRVGSPADLERLLQEIRTAANVTTRTTVVLSTPYEARPPRLS
- a CDS encoding acyl-CoA dehydrogenase family protein gives rise to the protein MTVERILPSPEAYDLIELTTEIADRELAGRVDDFESRGEFPREVIRTLGRAGLLGLPFAEADGGGGQPYEVYLQVLEVLASRWLAVAEAVSVHTLSCGPVAEFGSERQRKALPEMLGGDLLGAYCLSEPQGGSDAAALTTRAVRDGADYVVSGTKAWITHAAVADFYNVFCRTGGPGAGGISCLLVPAGTPGMAAQPAERTMGLRSSPVAQLVFDDVRVSTDQVVGEPGQGFTVAMSALAGGRLGIAACAVGLAQAALDHAVGYAREREQFGRRIIDLQGLGFLLADMATQVSAARAMTLAAARLRDAGRPYAVESAKAKLFATDVAMRVTVDAVQVLGGYGYVSDHPVERYLREAKVLQIVEGTNQIQRVVISRALARD